The following DNA comes from Flavobacterium sp. N3904.
TTGATTGGTTTAAATGATTTGTGGATTGCAGAGTATTTTAATAAAGGTATTAAATTTGATTTCAAAACTGATTTTGAGAGTTATTTATTATATCCAGCAAATGCATGGAAGCATAAAAATCACATTAAATTATTAGAAGCTATTAATTTTTTAAAAAATCAAAATAAGATTATAAATTTTTTGTTTACTGGAGATTTCACGAGTGACCACGGATTATTTTTAATAAATAAAATTGAAGAATTTGAATTACAAAATCAAATTATTTTAAAAGGAATTGTGAGCCAAGATGAACTGTATAGTATTTATCAAAATGCAACAGGAGTTGTCGTTCCAACATTATATGAAGCGGGAAGTTACCCTTTGTATGAATCGATTTATATAGAAAAACCAGTAGTTTGTTCGAATGTAACTTCTTTGCCTGAAACTATTGGCGATAATAAATTTGTATTCAACCCTTTGGATAAAATTGATATTGCAGATAAAGTTGAAAAATTGTATTTTGATGAAGATTACAGGAATGTTTCAAGGTTAAATGCGATTAAAATGAAGAATGAACTTAAAAGCAATAATTCAATTAAAACGATATATTCAGTTTATAGAAATTTGTAGTCTATGGTAAAAAGTATCGATTTAGAAAATATTATATGAAAAAAATTTCAGTTATTACAATTAATTACAATGACAATAAAGGGCTTTATAAAACCATAAATAGTGTTTTAAATCAAACTTATAAAGATTTTGAGTTTATAATAATTGATGGAGGAAGCACAGATGGGAGTAAAGAA
Coding sequences within:
- a CDS encoding glycosyltransferase family 4 protein; translated protein: MSKNILFYIPTIDQGSGGIRQYSFNMLKMISENDTGEFNFFIYHKRNDKMFLEIIEKKANFKLIPTHFIAKTLIKGYNLLGKVISFLTFEKIIFKKEFYDFLIKKHEIQIVHCPYQFIPKTKKAKLITTMHDVQEIHFPEFFSEDELKNRAVNYPDYMERADTIIVSYNHIKEDLVNFFKINPLKIKTLLIGLNDLWIAEYFNKGIKFDFKTDFESYLLYPANAWKHKNHIKLLEAINFLKNQNKIINFLFTGDFTSDHGLFLINKIEEFELQNQIILKGIVSQDELYSIYQNATGVVVPTLYEAGSYPLYESIYIEKPVVCSNVTSLPETIGDNKFVFNPLDKIDIADKVEKLYFDEDYRNVSRLNAIKMKNELKSNNSIKTIYSVYRNL